A window from Primulina eburnea isolate SZY01 chromosome 2, ASM2296580v1, whole genome shotgun sequence encodes these proteins:
- the LOC140822210 gene encoding tropinone reductase-like 3, whose product MEVKGKRFEGKVAIVTASTQGIGFSIAERLGLEGAAVVISSRRQKNVDEAVEKLEGKGIETLGLACHVSNAQQRKDLIEKTIQKYGKIDVIVSNAAANPSVDGILETKESVLDKLWEINVKATILLLQDAAPHLKEGSSVVFISSIAAFQPPQGLSMYGVTKTALLGLTKALAAEMAPNTRVNCVAPGFVPTRFADFLTTDESRRKALEERTLLGRLGTTQDMAAAAAYLASDDASYITGETLVVAGGMPSRL is encoded by the exons ATGGAGGTGAAGGGGAAAAGATTTGAAGGGAAGGTGGCCATAGTCACTGCTTCAACTCAAGGCATCGGCTTCAGCATCGCTGAGCGCCTCGGCTTGGAGGGCGCCGCCGTTGTTATCTCTTCCCGCCGACAA AAAAATGTGGATGAAGCAGTAGAAAAGCTAGAGGGTAAAGGGATTGAAACTCTGGGGCTAGCGTGCCATGTCTCAAATGCACAACAAAGAAAAGATCTGATAGAGAAGACCATTCAG AAATATGGTAAAATAGATGTAATTGTATCCAATGCTGCTGCCAATCCTTCTGTCGATGGAATCTTGGAAACCAAAGAGTCAGTTCTTGATAAATTATGGGAAATCAATGTGAAAGCAACTATACTTCTTCTGCAA GATGCAGCTCCTCACTTGAAGGAAGGCTCTTCAGTCGTATTCATTTCTTCCATAGCCGCTTTTCAACCACCTCAAGGATTGTCCATGTATGGTGTGACCAAAACAGCTCTTCTTGGGCTTACGAAG GCACTTGCAGCTGAAATGGCCCCAAATACTCGTGTAAACTGTGTGGCACCTGGTTTTGTACCAACTCGATTTGCAGATTTTCTTACAACGGATGAGAGCAGG AGAAAGGCCCTCGAGGAGAGAACGTTACTCGGTAGACTCGGGACTACACAAGATATGGCTGCAGCAGCTGCTTATTTGGCTTCTGACGATGCTTCGTATATCACTGGTGAAACGTTGGTTGTTGCTGGAGGAATGCCTTCTAGGCTTTGA
- the LOC140824511 gene encoding serine/threonine/tyrosine-protein kinase HT1-like codes for MAASCFNPFRLRKSKSKSTSSSSRTQLDYGSVDMERKRFDSLESWSMILDSENVENWEIPKEDQEEWTADLSQLFIGNKFASGAHSRIYRGIYKQRAVAVKMVRIPTHKEETRALLEQQFKSEVALLSRLYHHNIVQFVAACKKPPVYCIITEYMSQGTLRMYLNKKEPYSLSTETILRLALDISRGMEYLHSQGVIHRDLKSNNLLLNDDMRVKVADFGTSCLETQSKEIKGNMGTYRWMAPEMIKEKPYTRKVDVYSFGIVLWELTTALLPFQGMTPVQAAFAVADKDERPPLPASCQPALAHLIKRCWGANPSKRPDFSEIVSTLEKYDERAKEGLPLNLNSTIVSRNAILKRLEGCVSMSSSIPIHA; via the exons ATGGCTGCATCATGTTTCAACCCGTTCCGTCTTCGGAAATCGAAGAGCAAATCCACGTCGTCGTCTTCAAGGACACAGCTGGATTACGGGAGCGTCGACATGGAGAGGAAGAGATTCGACAGTTTGGAATCGTGGTCGATGATCTTGGACTCGGAAAATGTCGAGAATTGGGAAATACCAAAGGAGGACCAAGAGGAATGGACGGCTGATCTTTCTCAGTTATTTATCGGCAACAAGTTTGCTTCTGGTGCGCACAGCAGAATTTACAGAGGAATATATAAACAGAGAGCTGTTGCTGTGAAAATGGTGAGAATCCCAACTCACAAAGAGGAGACTAGAGCTTTGCTTGAGCAGCAATTCAAGAGTGAGGTTGCCCTGCTTTCACGTTTATATCATCACAATATAGTGCAG TTTGTTGCTGCTTGTAAGAAGCCTCCTGTCTACTGTATCATCACCGAGTACATGTCACAAGGAACACTAAGGATGTATCTTAACAAGAAGGAGCCATACTCCCTCTCAACCGAGACGATCCTGAGGTTAGCCCTTGATATATCTCGAGGAATGGAGTATCTACATTCCCAGGGTGTGATACACAGAGACCTCAAGTCGAACAACTTACTTCTAAACGATGATATGCGCGTTAAGGTTGCAGACTTCGGCACGTCTTGTTTGGAAACACAGTCTAAGGAGATTAAAGGAAACATGGGGACGTATCGTTGGATGGCACCTGAGATGATCAAGGAGAAGCCTTATACTAGGAAAGTCGATGTCTATAGTTTTGGGATTGTGCTGTGGGAACTTACGACGGCCTTGCTCCCTTTCCAAGGAATGACTCCCGTGCAAGCTGCTTTTGCTGTTGCTGATAAG GATGAGCGACCACCATTACCAGCTAGCTGTCAGCCCGCGCTAGCGCACTTGATAAAGCGTTGTTGGGGTGCAAACCCCTCCAAACGTCCTGATTTCAGCGAAATTGTATCGACTCTGGAAAAGTACGACGAACGTGCCAAGGAGGGACTGCCACTTAACCTCAACTCTACAATAGTTAGTCGGAATGCGATTCTCAAGCGATTGGAAGGTTGTGTGTCCATGAGTTCATCCATACCCATACACGCCTGA